The following coding sequences lie in one Arachis ipaensis cultivar K30076 chromosome B03, Araip1.1, whole genome shotgun sequence genomic window:
- the LOC107633472 gene encoding HVA22-like protein i translates to MAISYWQRAASYGQTRIFDILQFVAAQSTPAPRPATQNHKLRNLHLLPLAQLQVNSRRSESVTPPKSPVKGSSIPPKSALTQRSISHTETTNKVALVKAEPKQNEAAESSYSGANENGNPPPKETLMEERIRVTRDRLRKTRSTNR, encoded by the exons ATGGCTATTTCGTATTGGCAAAGAGCTGCAAGTTATGGGCAGACTAGAATATTTGACATTTTACAGTTTGTTGCTGCACAATCAACACCTGCTCCTCGTCCTGCTACTCAG AACCACAAGCTGAGGAACCTCCATCTCCTACCTCTAGCACAACTTCAAGTCAATTCCAGAAGGAG CGAGAGTGTTACACCACCCAAGTCGCCTGTGAAAGGTTCAAGTATTCCTCCTAAGTCTGCTTTAACCCAGAGGTCTATTTCTCATACTGAAACCACCAACAAAGTTGCACTAGTTAAGGCAGAGCCAAAGCAGAATGAAGCAGCAGAGTCTTCATATTCTGGTGCAAATGAAAATGGGAACCCTCCTCCAAAAGAAACCCTAATGGAAGAAAGAATTCGTGTTACACGGGACAGACTAAGAAAAACTCGATCAACAAATCGTTAA